The following nucleotide sequence is from Polypterus senegalus isolate Bchr_013 unplaced genomic scaffold, ASM1683550v1 scaffold_2385, whole genome shotgun sequence.
ATTATAATGGACTGAAATGTGTCCAGTGTGCTCAAGGACGTTTAAATGAGATTCTGACCACAATCTCTCCTGTCCACACTTCTGATTAACATTTGCATTTCACAATGGCCTGTTTTCTAGTCCCAATCTCTAAGAGCTGCTAAAGTGAGCAACCAACACAAGCATCCAGTGGGGTCTGAAGTAATGGCTAGGGTGAAATAACAGGACCAGGGAAGAGGGCAGCAGGGTTTAGATCAGCAGTGAAGAGCTCATCATGATGGCCTGTCTGAAGACCAAGTGCTTAAAGAATCAGACATCAAGATACAGATATGATCAACaatgaatacaataaaagaagatcaatcaatcaatgtgtaccaaaaagtagaaaatgagacaggaggAGCAAAACTCTGTTCTCTGTTTATTTATGTGTGTCACACTAGCACAGGCACATGAGCTGTACACCAATTTGGCTCACTTTGTCTCTCAAGGTTAATCTTGCCATTCATACCACTGACCCTCTTCTTTCTCACACTCACCACTTCCTTTTCAATTTCTCCTCTTCCTTTTGACCCTCAGGCCCCATGAAGATGAcagatttgtgaatttccccttgggattaataaagtatctatctatctatctatctatctatctatctatctatctatctatctatctatctatctatctatctatctatctatctatctatctatctatctatctatctatctatctagaacttACAGTAATCACCTGCTGATGAGATCTGTAATGCAGGGTGGAGGGGTTGTTAGCCTGGGTCTTCATCAACCTCTTTACAAAGACTGATGTCAGGTGACATGCCACACTCCTTCAGTGGTCCTGAGGAAATTGTAAATTAATCCTGGTAATGTGTATTTCTTTGGAAAGATCAAAGTCTTCAAAAGCATCAAATGTGATTGGCATTTTGAACCCTGACAGTGATGATGAAGTCTGTTAGCTGACTCATCTAAACTTTGGGTGATGGTAACAAATCGGAAagaggtgcagtttaatgtctaatgtgacatgaaGTTCTtcagtaaaacaccaaactccatcTGTATGGCCAACAGTGAGTCCTTGTGTGCAAATATCCACAGTGGAAAAATTCAGAAGTGACGGACCCCTTAAGTTTTAAATAGTGGTGGTGAGAGGACAGCACTCTAGTCTCATCTGTCACTCTGTGCTCCTACGTGTAGTCACTGGTCACTCGCTCTGGATACTAGAGCTTTTCTGTTTTAAGTGCCTGTTGGCTTGTGTTTGAAATGTTTCATGATTTTTCCTGTGTGAATCTGACACTcccatttctttctttcacttttccTAATATGCTGCACTTCAAATGCCCATGTTGTTGCAACTACATAACTCTACACAGGAAATGTGACTGATGGCAGCTTGTTTTAATACACAAAAGACCCCATATGCCACCATTAGCAATTCACATTGAACTTTGGTACCTAGGTGGTAATCACTGTCTCTCTCATCCAGCATGGACTTggtggcatttgcatgttttttatgCTTTGGAAAATCCACTCTAGCTGCCATTATCAAAGTTCTTGTATGTTGCTACCAAAATGTGagttgctgtctctctgtgccCTTCAGACTACTATACAATAATCACAGAAAATACCCCTTATAATCGCTTTCATTGcttcaatacaaataataaaaaggccACAGACTAATCTGAAAAGCTTAAGTGCTGCAGTTATTTCAGTTAACTATCAAATGCATATAAACCCACCGGAAACTGCAATGTAGCATTTCTGACACAACTTTGAGGAGAAAGTATACAGTGGACATCTGTTTTGAGAAAGATGAACTCCAAGGATGCTTTGGAGATGCTGCAGAACATGAACTTTGCTGATTCTGATGGAGGATCTGACATTGTCTTTGAATTAGAGAGTGACGTGTTCTCTGATTCTGTGCCTTAATCTGATCGTATACCAGATAAGGAGCCTGGGAGTGGGCCGGAGTGCCATACAAAGACATCATGAGCTCCTGCTTACAAAAAGACAGCATTGGTCTCCACAAGAAAAAGCAGGAGGGGCATAATGGCACAGAGTGGGTGGAGCAAGTCTCGGGTACAGTGCACTGTGGCACACCATGCTACAGAACTGGTACTGCAAATAATGAAGTCCCTGCATTTTGCCAACAAAGAAATATGACAGGAGGGTCTGTAGAGTGACACATTTACCGCTGTTTCAGACACACAGCCTGCTTTTGTGCAGAAGTGCATTTCGTATTATAAGCCTGGGCAGAACATAACAATTGATGAACAAAACTTCCTGACAAAATGCCAATGCCCTTTCATCCAGTGCATGGCATACAAATCTGACAAGTGTGGGATCAAATACTGTGGAGAGCTGCTGAAGTGAATAGCAAGTGTACTTGATAAATGTGATTTAGTATTTGGGAAAGATTCCATGTGACCAACAGGAGAATGGCTGTCAGAGACTGTGGTGATGTGACAGGTTGAACCTTTTACTGGCAAAGTGAGAAACATCACTGTggacaatgttttttttgttttttttaaattgctttccCTTCTGAACAAGCTAACTGAAGAAAAGACAAGTCTTCTCGGTAAAGTGAATAAAATGAGATGAGAACTGTCACCCACTGATGAAGACTGGAGAAagtcacacactcacactcagacTCCAAGGAAAAAGTACCTGCCTTCTCAACACCACATATCCCACCATCAGACAGGAAAAGGAAACTGGACCCAGTGATAGACTGCAATCACTCTGCAGTTATGgagaatatttcttatttttatctaAACAGGTCACAAAAACTCACATTTCACTAGTTGGTCATTTTTATACAGTAGTTGGATGTAGATGTGCTTGACCAGAGGACATGGCTATGACTGGTCACTGTCCTCTACAACTTGCTAGACTTGGCTGTGATCATCTCTCATATTTTATATTCAGAATGTTTGGGCAAGAAAAAAGGCAGAGGGCACTTTGTCATGGACTTGGCACGGCAGCTCCACAATAACCACATGATGGTCAAAGTGGCTACAAAAGTTGGATGAGAAAGCTGCTTGTGTCAAAGCACCATCTTGTTCCTGTTTGGAAAATGTAACcataataaaaattatgaaaactttGAAGAAAAGTGCACCATTTTGTGAATGGTTACTGCTCGAGGAAACTGCAAAGAATTTGTGTTAACTGCTCCCGTCTTTTGTAATTAACCACCCTGTCAGTTACAATTTACAGATGcttatattaaaatatgaatttacCTGCGTAATTTGTGAAATATGTAAGTAATgctattcttttatttatattgcatactgtatgtcattttgaCACACCATAACACTAAACTATTTTATGTGCCTATGTGATTGAAGTGTGCTGTTTTGCTTTTCACAAATAAATAGTGAAGCAGTTTTCTGCCCCATGGCTGTGCAACCCTGCAGGTTTTCTTTTGataacattttaaagttaaaatacatataaacaatACATTGACTTTTACTGCACTGAAGAGTCTCTATGTCCattcactattcagggagtggatatgAAGGTGGAccactcctataagtacttgggggtccaattaatgacaggttggactggtctcataacacagaggaactagaaaagaaagggcagagcagatcCCTCTTTCTTGGGAGACTGGGTTACTTAAATGAGGTAGTGacctccttcacatcttctagaaCTTTTTGATGGCTAgcatggtgtgctgggctggaaacatcacttcaagaaaggacGACCAAATCAACAGGCCAATTAAAAGGGCAgtctcagttatgggacacactctggacccctggaggtagtaaaggagaggattaaaacaaaactgaaggccattatgaacaatgctggacatcctctctgtgacacatcaacactgaggacttttagacAATTAACTATTCAGAAGTAGTGTGTGAAGGAAAGacactggggcttctttataccagcagcaatatTCCTCCACACCGGGACAGCCAAGCCagaatttgtcttttattttttactttttattgcttCATTGTAATTCCTGTGTGTGTTTATAccaaagtttgtttatttatagttgcttctgtgaaaagccaaatttccctctggggaaaaatatagttctatctatctatctatctatctatctatctatctatctatctatctatctatctatctatatgccattaaattatttatttttatgttcattaAATTACTAAATTAAGACTATCAGTGGCTTTCGCATTATCAGGATGAATAGCTGATGGGCCATTAATGAGAATAAAATGATTCAGATGACCTTTGGCCTTAGTCACTGTAGGTGTGTTTGTTGAGGGTTTCCAAATGGttcaaatgcagctaccagaCAAGAATTCCAGCAGTAGTGTCACTCAgcgtacacaaaaaaaaaagattttagtgaaattcaaaacacaaaaaaaaaaaagaaacaaagttaaTAATACATGCAAAAAAGAGGGGAAAAGGAAACTTATGGTATTCTGCTTAAGGATTAAGTATCTAAGTTACATGTCTTATGTTATCTCATTCACCACATCATGTACATAAGATAAGCAAGTGATATGCCTATTCTTTGGTttcgtccgttgcgagagatggacgtctaaagcggagctccattagcagcggtgttattttttatatcatttccttattatcctgagatatcctttATTTATCCAACCCGAGGgttttactacagtatatgcaagcatttATAAACATGGGCGGCAAGAAAGGCGCTCAGAAAGAggtgaaagaaatgaaaactaaagctacatccaagcctagaccgacaagtccaagttcaagctcaaggtacgggctttcagagactgacctggaacagatgggcggaagcccagactcctcaggaccacagtctgctgcatcgtctccagttgagagcaaAATAGAGAGCGAATGTATGAGtgacgcaggtcacgatagctcgccgattggagaagatcatttgaaaatggaaaaggcTTTCCAGTCCGCGATTTCacctactccacgcgagccgggaaacGCGTATATATTCATTTTGAGGCGGCCTTTAGAGGTTTGCTGGATAAATTTGAGGATCACATTCAGGAAAAcacgtctaaactgagcacactttccgatcagctggaggatgttaagcagacattaacgactcgaattgaaacagccagAAATCTAGCTTCCACCACTcaaggaaaagcaacagctgccaattccgaatgaaaaaaactcggagacagacttgctgctctggaaggtggaagcagaaggaataatattagtaTCGAGgttctacctgagaatcgtgaaagtccaaacccagtgaaatttgcaactgaactattctctaaaataattggagatgaCTTTAAGACAGATACCAAGATAACAGCAGCTTATAGCATACGCGGATTAAATATCTTTggacctaggtcttttattgtccGCTTCGAGCGATTGTAAGTGATATGTAAGTTAGATGTGATTGCACTCCTCAGACAAAAGCAAGAgatcatatttgaaaataaccacattcgtattttccctgatttctctcccaaaacagctgctaaatgtgcagccttctgaacattaaacagcggttatggcaagccgatatcaaatacagcgTCTTGTAtcctgacaaactgaaaacagacGTTTAAGGCCAATACCACGTCTTCTCAatcaaggaggaagcagaaaaggaactaAGAGAGCTGATCCcagcactattctgaaacacaaaagtgagtcgcatcctgtcatggcatggcaaggagatatcacctgctgtctgatccacttatAATAATACAGGTATTacaattatacatccttttcattactcAGATGCTTTCTGTTTATGTCTTAATTGcagttatagacgtgtgtgtggaagaatggacttttttttttactaccctaaaggaaactgtttaacatcatacccttggtttattgttattgttattattacatcAAGACTTACTATGCAtatcctggaccactttctaacaacATTCCCAGGGTTTATTagtagtatttagactatattggcaatagatatctctatttttaatcctcaaacgccTCTGcgtggggggcttgttttgctttggacgtgctctgtctctaggtatgtcagaggaccgggactgcgtgaagtgggatCCAGCCTCACATCGGGAGGCAAAATGgaagggtggggggttaaggggggagagaaagagagcaggctatatctaatctatccttttaatgcttataattataactaccaatgtaacaataggctgtatggcaataactcgtggggaaataggaaattaaggttaaagctgccTCACCTCCAGTTAATGTTTGATCGGtttgatgggacagttaactttgtgagctggaatgttaaaggcctgaatcacgaattaaagagaaagaaagtactctctcacctaacaagttaaaatgctaaaatagtatttttacaggagacccacttactaagcaaggatcagttccggctgcaaaaagactggactggccaaatgttccattctagttttacaaagaaaactagaggtgtgggaattctcatacataaaacagtaccatttgtagcatcagatgtagtattggattctgaagggagatatgtaatggtccaggtaaaggaattcatgaacctcctggactcttttgatttgaggcagctcgtaaatcagcctacacataaagcaggtcatacgttagacttagtgattactaaaggacttaaagttgatataaatcaggtcactgatatcggtctatcagaccatttccttctactatttaatatagaaataaagatagaaaacgctcatgagaagcattttgttaaaaaacgcttctttgactcatcagcagctttaaagcttacaactattctaagcaatcagttcgtttataatgccaactataatagcgaggataatgtaaatagtaaagtggaaaactttaattctaaagtaagagctgctgttgacatagttgcacctgaaaagacagttaaaaaatcctctagtattgttattccatggaagacccaaagagtgtctgatttaaaaagaacatgtcgtagagctgagcgtaaatggaggaagactaaactaactatccactatgagatattgaaggttaaaataacagaatacaataacactgtccgtcttgagaggcgctgctatttctctaatattataaataacaatgctagtaatcccagagtcttattttcaacaattgatcatcttttaaacccaggtaacacaaaggaatgcccccagaatacttccagtgaaacctgtgagaacattgctgtatttttcactcaaaaaattaatgatattagagataacatagtatatctccccaacactgcagaacctccaaaaccccggtactccattataaacaaattaaatgctttcaccaggatagatttacctgattaacataaaataatctctcaactgaaaccctccacctgcgtccttgacccaataccaacaaggtttttcaaagaaatatcaggcgtgctaattgataatattctggacatagttaattcgtcattagatacgggggtcttcccagactgtcttaagactgctgtagttaaaccccttcttaagaaacataatctcgacccctcagctcttgaaaattttagacccatctctaacctgcccttcttaagtaaaattctagagaaggcagtcattatgcagttaaatgaccacctcaataaacctgctattcttgatacatttcagtcaggcttcagaacaaatcacagcacagaaactgcactcgttaaagtagtaaatgacttgcgggtgaatgcagacagaggccatttatctgttctcatcctcttagatctgagtgctgcatttgacaccattgatcataatattcttagaaatcgccttagtcaatgggtgggcctctctggcagtgtcttaaattggtttgaatcctacctggcagggagaaaattctttgtgagttgtggtaatcaaatctcaaagacacatgatatccgatatggtgttccacaaggctctatcctgggtccgctgctcttctcaatctacatgcttccgttaggtcagattatctcagggcacaacgtgagctaccacagctatgctgatgacacacagctgtacttatttatagcacctgatgactccgactctcttgattcactaacacaatgtcttactggtatgaatggatgaataataattttctcaaactaaataaagagaaaactgaaattttagtaattggcaataatggattcagtgaggttatcagaaataaacttgatgcactaggattaaaagttaagacggaagtaaaaaatttaggggtaaccgttgactgtaatctgaattttaaatcgcatattcatcagaccactaggacagcattttttcacttaagaaacatagctaaagttagacctcttatatcattgaaagatgctgaaaaattcctccacttggggcatgatctctcccccaaccctgagagggcaccactcttttccggctgaggaccatggtctcggatttggaggtgctgattcccatcccagccgcttcacactcagctgcgaaccgatccagagagagctgaagatcacggcctgatgaagcaaacaggacaacatcatctgtaaaaagcagtgacccaatcctgagcccaccaaaccggaccccttcaacaccctggctgcgcctagaaagtctgtctataaaagttatgaacagaattggtgaaaaagggcagccctggcggagtccagctctcactggaaacgggctcgacttactgccggcaatgcggaccaggctctgacaccggttgtacagagaccgaacagctcttatcaggggttccagtaccccatactcccggagcacccctcaCAGggttccctgagggacacggtcgaacgccttttccaagtccacaaaacacatgtagactggttgggcaaactaccatgcaccctccaggactctgctaagggtgaagagctggtccactgttctgcgaacAGGACGAaagccacactgttcctcctgaatccgaggttcgactatctgacggaccctcctctccagaacccccgaatagacttttcctgggaggctgaggagtgtgagacctctgtagttggaacacaccctccggtccccctttttaaagagggggagcaccaccccggtctgccaatccagaggcactgtccctgatgtccatgcgatgttgcagagacgtgtcaaccaagacagtcctacaacattcagagccttgaggaactccgggtgtatctcatccaccctcaGGGCCTTGCCACCAAGAAATTTTTTgatcacctcggtgacctcagttccagagatgggagagcccacctcagagtccccaggctctgcttcctcattggaaggcatgttagcgggattgaggaggtcttcgaagcactccccccaccgaccccgaatcgaggtcagcagcgcaccatccccaccatatacagtgttgacactgcagtgccttcccctcctgagacgccggatggtggaccagaatctcctcgaagccgttccaaagtcgctctccatggcctccccaaactcctcccacgcccgagtttctgcctcagcaaccaccaaagctaAATtacgcttggcctgctggtacctatcagctgcctccagagacccacaggacaaatgttttatactatttgaaattggaaaaaatctaattctcagttagaggatctgtacagaatttttcaaaacctggcaggacctaatcaataatattttagaataagctcttaaagcacagaggaaacaattatttccgcatttcattttcttttccattcatctctattaccctattaaacttatcaatttaggtatgtttataagccttaagttttactccattggccatgctctctcaggggtgggggacgattttttttttttattatattttttgtaaaaaatgatcgatttgtatgaaatgattacaataaaattaaaaaaaaaaagaaagtgatatGCCCTTATTGTCTGTTTGTCTAAAcgttcatgtttctttctagctgtctaaCTTCAATCTAAGGACATTCATTCTATTTGTCCCTCACAGCTAACATTATGAACATTATCTTTAACTTGCAGTATAGGGGATTAAATCGAAGCTTCCATTATGTGTGTTAAGCTACATTACATTCAATTTCAAAACTAAGCAAACTGTGGTAAATTTACCACtaacattaacttaaaggatCTGGCTCTTACAGTCACTTAGCAGTTTTAATGTTGACAGGTGACATTCAATGACACCCGAGGCAGGGATGTGTGGTCAGGGGAGGCACCATGAAAAGTTAAagaactaataatgataacataaaataaatttgccaacttgtctgtgctataaatttgttttctgtatgattccaataatttagataatttttatagtcaaactTGCTGAATTgacacatttcctgttcaaatacacgGGAGAAATGCGAGGTGCGGTAGCGACGAACCTCACCTCACCTCTGACTGCACTCTCCTCACACAAGGGGTTGATGCCTGTGATTGGTgcgtgcctgtcgctgtctctctgtatgtcgccacaAAGAAGAGTgtgcacacatgtttattatacaccctgactttctacagtctggctaatatctttaatgaatgtgtgtgatgtATTTAGTCTTgttgatcggacataaaaccaaaGTGAGAAGGTTCAAGGGGATACAGAAAGTACCGTGACGACCACGCAGAttgtcaagtgcactgcagtggtccgtttatttttattttttgttcctactgactgccaaaatgaaagattaagatttttaaaactaaagcaaaataaggaggacttttacaagaagaTGATagacaaataaaggtaagaccataaacggttttcaatttcaTAAAAagtgggatcagactaagaaaaaaacaatccaatatttaaaaacaaaattttgaccttaaaacaACTAAATagttcaattaaggtcaaaattgaaaccCATTTTTTGTAcgccactctatactttcatttgtattgaatgagtatgaactgtggaattgcaacggcaaatttagaacaaacACAAAGAGGACCTGCACTTGTGGAGATGTCAAGTGACAGGTGGAAAGTACTGGTCAGTAGTCACAAGGCATCAGATGGCAGATTGTTATAATGGACTTACAACCAAGataaaaccctggatagaggggctcagtgaaggagttgttgaacctgtgcaggagggtcattgtgtgtgagacgctataaaatgacagagagccagcaggccagtccagatacacacctattctggggctgtagggggcgctgattaGAGTCTGCTGGTTATTATGACAGACAGAGTACTGGGAATCAGAGCACTGCAAACTCCAGGACTTGTCATTGAATCCCAGACAAAACTCCTCACCCTCCCCAATCCTGcccagtcctttatatgcgactccaatcagCATCTCATCTCCTGtccactccacctcccagtaacagcgagtcccagtcagagcctcccTGCACAAAACCTGAGGCCAccagtcaaatctgtcaggatgatcaggatatttgGCCTCTGTTTCTTTATGTATCACTTTCTTATTCCCATCAGTCAGACGGAGGTCTCTatgtgccgtgttgatgtccatTGTGagtggacagaagtctgaaaggagagaaatgaaAATGAGTGAGGAAATCTGTGAGTGTGTTACGGGACTGGGGGCGGAGCAAAACACAGACGATTAACAAGATccaatcaggagctgcgctgACAAGACTCAGATGTGCACCGTGTGAGTGCCATTGgtagtaaagagctcatctgattggacagaattaTGTGAGAATTAAAACTGAACTTACAAAAAGATTACAACAGACAATAAAGTGAAAGGCAGGCAAGTTGGATATTTTGAAGTAGGCTCAGTCGTCTGAAATTACAATAAATGCCATAATGTCACAGTCAACGTCAGAGTTCTAATGAGTTCTAATGTACTATCCACACTGACCACACTGACCACAGGCTTTacaaaaatgacagtttttattGTCAGAGTCCACCACTTTACTTTTAAATCAATTTACTGTCACACATCCCAAAACTCACAATAAACCCCCTGATCCTCGTTCTTTTCCTTCTATTCCCTGTCTTTTGTTCTTCCATTTCCAGTGGCCTACCAAATGTTTAGCTGTAACCCTGCATGTCAGCGCTACactaaatgtgaaaataaaaataaaatagctgcCTGAGAATTAAATTTTTGTAATGAATTGTCACTGGCAGCTCAGTGATTTACTGGCCAGCAAACAAGATGGCCATAGAGTGCTGAGAGATGTGCAGTTCACGAAGTAAATCATCATGGAGTGAGCTGAAGGTGCTCAGTCAGAAAAGGAGATGATTCAGTAGAAATGagctttaaaatcaaaaaatgtattaaacaaaataagaaattgaaaGAAGAGGAAATGAACTTGACAAAATTCAATTCAGAACAGCATCATGGCCAAGTGGCTGGAGCTGAGGCTTTACAGATTCAGCTTCATGACTTTGAATTCGCTGCCCAGTCGTTATCTTTGTcaggtctgcatgttctcctcgtgtcactCCTGATTTTCCACTGACATCCCATAGATATGCATGTTGGGTCAATTGGTGATTCAAAATTTATGTTATATGATTGTGGCTGTGTGAGGCCTGAAACTCTGAtctggattaacactagaatccctgaagcctacaaaaaaatcataatcctACAGagctgcagagcttcctgtgtttgatcaacatgggcatgctcacaaagcAAAGTCCATaaatgtgtactgaagtgactttagctgcagatgGAAGCTCCTGTTGCACTTTATACAACTTTTGTTACAGTTCTGCCATCAtcca
It contains:
- the LOC120521523 gene encoding tripartite motif-containing protein 16-like, which produces MQTFSSRCVLPADGDSLSFTVTADFSSEDLRKELSCLKKSLEKISWWDIMTWTPSGHEAPFVTLQPPEPQSREEFLRYFCPLTMDINTAHRDLRLTDGNKKVIHKETEAKYPDHPDRFDWWPQVLCREALTGTRCYWEVEWTGDEMLIGVAYKGLGRIGEGEEFCLGFNDKSWSLQCSDSQYSVCHNNQQTLISAPYSPRIGVYLDWPAGSLSFYSVSHTMTLLHRFNNSFTEPLYPGFYLGCKSIITICHLMPCDY